The Bryobacteraceae bacterium genome includes a window with the following:
- a CDS encoding transport permease protein, translating into MAAREANVAVEASGREAEAPVLVIEPSRGWVGLKLRELWEYRELVYFLIWRDVKVRYKQTVLGALWAIIQPLFSMLVFTVVFGKLAKMPSDGIPYPLFSYAALLPWNYFAQGLSSSSDSLVGSANLIRKVYFPRLAIPVAAVCGGVVDFLIAFGVLLLMMGYFGVAPTANVVWLPFYLLLALVTALGVGLWLSALNVQYRDVKYTVPFLVQFWMYATPIVYPSSLLPEPWKTLYGLNPMAGVVEGFRWALLGVKTPPGAMVWASAGAAVVLLVSGAYFFRRMEKTFADVV; encoded by the coding sequence ATGGCGGCGAGGGAAGCGAACGTGGCGGTAGAGGCGAGCGGGCGCGAGGCGGAAGCGCCGGTTCTGGTGATCGAGCCTTCGCGCGGTTGGGTGGGATTGAAGCTGCGCGAGCTGTGGGAGTACCGGGAGCTGGTGTACTTCCTGATCTGGCGCGACGTGAAGGTGCGCTACAAGCAGACGGTGCTGGGGGCGCTGTGGGCGATCATCCAGCCGCTGTTCAGCATGCTGGTGTTCACGGTGGTGTTCGGGAAGCTGGCGAAGATGCCGTCGGACGGGATTCCGTACCCGCTGTTTTCGTACGCGGCGCTGCTGCCGTGGAACTACTTTGCGCAGGGGCTGTCGAGTTCGTCCGACAGCCTGGTGGGGAGCGCGAACCTGATCCGGAAGGTGTATTTCCCGCGGCTGGCGATTCCGGTGGCGGCGGTGTGCGGCGGGGTGGTGGACTTTCTGATCGCGTTCGGGGTGCTGCTGCTGATGATGGGGTATTTCGGGGTGGCGCCGACCGCGAACGTGGTTTGGCTGCCTTTCTATCTGCTGCTGGCGCTGGTGACGGCGCTGGGGGTGGGGCTGTGGCTGAGCGCGCTGAACGTGCAATACCGGGACGTGAAGTACACGGTGCCGTTCCTGGTGCAGTTCTGGATGTATGCGACGCCGATCGTGTATCCGAGCTCGCTGCTGCCGGAGCCGTGGAAGACGCTGTACGGGCTGAACCCGATGGCGGGCGTGGTGGAGGGGTTCCGGTGGGCGCTGCTGGGGGTGAAGACGCCGCCGGGGGCGATGGTGTGGGCGAGCGCTGGGGCGGCGGTGGTGCTGCTGGTGAGCGGGGCGTACTTTTTCCGGCGGATGGAGAAGACGTTTGCGGACGTGGTGTGA
- the wbpS gene encoding asparagine synthetase B, with protein MVRRGPDDEGYWDDGRCFLGFRRLAILDLTPAGHQPMVSGDGRSVIVFNGELYNFPELKRELEAEGVRFRSRSDTEVVLEALNRWGEGVVGRFNGMFAFAWYSIAGRRLVLGRDHAGIKPLFYRIGPGDGQVSFASQLNCLVLPAMGGEPRLRLDALGLYLRLNYCPAPYTIYEDIWQLPAGHILTVEANGERRLRQWWGLPEAPEPVDGKTLLELDERLESAIDNAVRRQRVADVPVGVFLSGGVDSPLVAAVSASQRHGAVRTYTIGMPGWAHDESGDAKRYAQILGCAHKVHEVGETEALALVDEVAQAQVEPFSDYSMLPTMLVSRLAREDVIVALSGDGGDELFFGYERPHSLWRNGMDFRYPLVIRRLLYYSGRLGLGTRRSSAIVHRDPGDYYFTVNSRFGDDHFGRLPREMQEVPEDFRLYEFRQPVTAKTLADFSRRVEYSGQLQRVLRKVDMASMHYSLEVRVPLLDREVIEASLAYDGAEELRSGQRKRALRRLLAKHVGEDAIPQHKRGFGVPLAKWLRGALRERVEDELLGRGARVAELLGRPVVQAMWEEHQSGKRSHHWAIYSMLSLEWWWRVHVVRGTG; from the coding sequence ATGGTACGGCGCGGGCCGGATGACGAGGGGTATTGGGACGATGGGCGGTGTTTCCTGGGATTCCGGCGGCTGGCGATTCTGGACCTGACGCCGGCTGGGCATCAGCCGATGGTGAGCGGGGATGGGCGGAGCGTGATCGTTTTCAATGGGGAGTTGTACAACTTCCCGGAGCTCAAACGGGAGCTGGAAGCGGAGGGGGTAAGGTTCCGGTCACGATCGGATACCGAGGTGGTGTTGGAGGCCCTGAACCGGTGGGGAGAAGGTGTGGTGGGACGGTTCAACGGGATGTTTGCGTTCGCATGGTATTCGATTGCGGGGCGGCGGCTGGTGCTGGGGCGGGATCATGCGGGGATCAAGCCGCTCTTTTACAGGATAGGGCCGGGCGACGGGCAGGTGAGTTTCGCCTCGCAGCTCAACTGCCTGGTTTTGCCGGCGATGGGGGGCGAGCCGAGACTGAGGCTGGACGCTCTTGGGCTGTATCTAAGGTTGAACTATTGCCCCGCCCCTTACACGATCTATGAAGACATCTGGCAGTTGCCGGCGGGGCACATCCTGACGGTTGAAGCGAACGGAGAGAGGCGGCTGAGGCAGTGGTGGGGACTGCCGGAAGCGCCGGAACCGGTTGACGGCAAGACGTTGCTGGAATTGGACGAGCGACTCGAATCGGCAATCGACAACGCGGTGAGGCGGCAGCGGGTGGCGGATGTGCCGGTCGGAGTCTTTCTCTCCGGGGGGGTGGACTCGCCGCTGGTGGCTGCGGTGAGCGCGTCGCAGAGACACGGGGCGGTTAGGACTTATACGATCGGAATGCCGGGCTGGGCCCATGACGAGAGCGGAGATGCGAAACGCTATGCGCAGATCCTGGGCTGCGCTCATAAAGTCCATGAGGTGGGGGAGACCGAGGCGCTGGCACTAGTGGACGAAGTAGCTCAAGCGCAGGTGGAGCCATTCAGCGACTACTCGATGCTGCCGACGATGCTGGTGAGCCGGCTGGCTCGGGAAGATGTGATCGTGGCGCTGAGCGGCGATGGGGGCGATGAGCTGTTCTTCGGGTATGAGCGACCCCATTCGCTGTGGCGGAACGGGATGGATTTTCGTTATCCCCTTGTGATACGGCGGCTGCTCTACTATAGCGGCCGGCTGGGTTTGGGGACGCGGCGGTCGAGCGCTATTGTGCATCGCGATCCCGGGGACTACTACTTCACTGTGAACAGCCGCTTTGGCGACGATCACTTCGGCAGGCTACCGAGAGAGATGCAGGAAGTCCCTGAAGATTTTCGGCTCTACGAATTCAGGCAGCCGGTAACAGCGAAGACGCTGGCTGATTTTTCGCGCCGGGTAGAGTACTCGGGACAGCTACAGCGAGTACTGCGGAAAGTCGACATGGCGTCGATGCATTACAGCCTTGAGGTGCGGGTTCCACTGCTGGACCGGGAGGTGATCGAGGCGAGCCTGGCGTATGACGGCGCGGAGGAGCTGCGTTCCGGGCAGCGGAAGCGGGCGCTGCGGCGGCTGCTGGCGAAGCATGTTGGGGAGGATGCGATCCCGCAGCATAAGCGGGGGTTCGGCGTACCGCTGGCGAAGTGGCTGCGCGGGGCCTTGCGGGAGCGGGTGGAGGACGAGCTTTTGGGGAGGGGGGCGCGCGTGGCGGAATTATTGGGACGGCCTGTGGTGCAGGCGATGTGGGAAGAGCATCAGAGCGGGAAGCGGAGCCATCATTGGGCGATTTATTCGATGCTGTCGCTGGAGTGGTGGTGGAGGGTGCATGTGGTTCGTGGCACCGGTTGA
- a CDS encoding colanic acid biosynthesis glycosyltransferase WcaL, with protein sequence MRIVMVCPSFPKTSETFLFQKAAGLMERGHEVTVVCGSSEEREWERFRGRAMREELRKRVRVAAPVRPRWKVGLHGPVVLAKSLRGDARAAGRYLGAGRRGLRDLYLDAEILAARPEVVHFEFGAAAVGRMHLKERLGCKVVVSFRGYDLNFAGLDDPRFYEEVWEKADGIHCLGEDLWRRAQRRGCPPEKLHALIPPAIDAEFFRRSEPRKFERTGTNERPLRLLSVGRLEWKKGYEFALEAAQRVRAAGVEIDYRIVGDGSYYEAVVFARHQLGLREVVTLCGAMDREGVRREMERADVFVHAAVSEGFCNAVLEAQAMELPVVCSDAGGLPENVANGETGFVTRRRHPKEMAERILELAGDAELRRKMGEAGRERVARHFRVEEQIRAFEEFYGRVVG encoded by the coding sequence ATGCGCATCGTCATGGTTTGCCCCAGTTTTCCGAAGACATCGGAGACGTTTCTGTTTCAGAAGGCGGCGGGGCTGATGGAACGGGGGCATGAGGTGACGGTGGTGTGCGGGTCGAGCGAGGAGCGGGAGTGGGAGCGGTTCCGCGGGCGGGCGATGCGGGAGGAGCTGAGAAAGCGGGTTCGGGTGGCGGCGCCGGTGAGGCCGAGGTGGAAAGTGGGGCTGCACGGGCCCGTGGTGCTGGCCAAGTCGCTTCGGGGGGATGCCCGAGCAGCCGGGCGGTACCTGGGGGCCGGACGGCGCGGGTTGCGGGATCTGTATCTGGATGCGGAGATTCTGGCGGCGCGGCCGGAGGTCGTGCATTTCGAGTTCGGGGCGGCGGCAGTGGGAAGGATGCACCTGAAAGAGAGGCTGGGATGCAAGGTGGTGGTGAGTTTCCGGGGGTACGACCTGAACTTTGCGGGGCTGGATGATCCGCGATTTTACGAAGAAGTCTGGGAAAAAGCGGACGGGATTCATTGTCTGGGGGAGGATCTGTGGAGGAGAGCGCAGCGGCGGGGGTGTCCGCCGGAGAAGCTGCATGCGCTGATTCCGCCGGCGATCGATGCGGAGTTTTTCCGCCGCTCGGAGCCGCGGAAATTCGAGCGGACGGGGACGAACGAGAGGCCGCTGCGGCTGCTCAGCGTGGGGCGGCTCGAGTGGAAGAAGGGTTATGAGTTTGCGCTGGAGGCGGCGCAACGGGTGCGGGCGGCGGGGGTCGAAATCGACTACCGGATTGTGGGGGACGGAAGCTATTACGAAGCCGTCGTGTTTGCCCGGCATCAGCTCGGGCTGAGGGAGGTGGTGACGCTGTGCGGAGCGATGGACCGCGAGGGGGTGCGGCGGGAGATGGAGCGGGCGGACGTGTTCGTGCATGCGGCGGTGAGCGAGGGGTTTTGCAACGCTGTACTGGAAGCGCAGGCCATGGAGCTGCCGGTGGTATGCTCAGATGCTGGCGGATTGCCAGAGAACGTGGCCAACGGAGAGACGGGGTTCGTGACGCGGCGGCGGCATCCGAAGGAGATGGCGGAGCGGATTCTCGAGCTGGCAGGTGATGCGGAGCTGCGGAGAAAAATGGGGGAGGCGGGGCGCGAGCGGGTGGCGAGGCATTTCCGGGTGGAGGAGCAGATCCGGGCGTTTGAGGAGTTTTATGGGAGGGTGGTGGGGTGA
- the exoP gene encoding succinoglycan biosynthesis transporter ExoP has translation MGPQDEKNALTAARAEGSGALAPGYGAGYGHGYGPVFGDGAGGTFADVLQARTFGDYVQALRQRKWLLIGLAAAGMLIGLAVILPKPLTYPADTTLEIQGINENFMGLAQVDPQASGGIYSATQSNILTQVEILNSSSMRQRAAERLERETIPTLPPRGSGVAGVFNAVRQAVGLGPSTPVEGMREAIQTAVSTARAQAVEGARVVRVSCQSTIPEVASEYVNVLVAEYQEQALETRARSSKTTNQWLESQMKEQKEKLEEAESRLKEFVMRAGLDTVSTDQGQQSLTLADAKMLALQRELAQIQTDRIVRQSRYETALKSGPENLPEGIASSALLQLRGQLIELEKQYADLTTTFTENHPRVTRLKAQMAEVRKAIEKEREEVIERLRTDLEAAKRREQLLTGSFAAQTGQVRSQADQTLQYNLLKREVESNRQIYNNLLQQVNQAGIATAVPTQNIRVIDPASPSGKALLRNVYLGGGLGLATGLLLGGVLAVLLYHGEMKFQKPGEPVAVLQLPELGVIPSGDLFQPKRGWLKLRGGGRTEAKGLLQGNNGDGPLEVEVIHHGERPTLLAESFRAVLTSLLFTADGERCRLVTVTSPNPQDGKSTVAANLAMALAEMGRRVLLVDADLRKPKQHVLFGLENTWGLADLLEDETAVSAYPREAFYRETEIRNLFVLPSGPPMKNVGAMVHSDRFGALLERFRAEFDYVFVDTPPVLLVSDARVTGQRSDGVILVLRAGETKQADALQVVRRLKEDGTRILGTVLNQWTPPGAGRKYYKKYYEYYRPTES, from the coding sequence ATGGGACCACAGGATGAGAAGAACGCGCTGACGGCGGCGCGGGCGGAAGGGAGCGGGGCGCTGGCCCCGGGCTATGGGGCAGGCTACGGTCACGGGTACGGACCCGTGTTTGGCGATGGCGCAGGCGGGACATTCGCCGATGTCCTGCAGGCACGAACCTTTGGCGATTACGTCCAGGCGCTGCGCCAGAGGAAATGGCTGCTCATCGGTCTGGCGGCGGCGGGGATGTTGATCGGGTTGGCAGTCATTCTGCCGAAGCCGCTGACCTATCCCGCGGACACTACGCTGGAGATCCAGGGAATCAACGAGAATTTCATGGGACTGGCGCAGGTGGATCCGCAGGCGAGCGGCGGGATTTACTCGGCAACACAGTCCAACATCCTGACGCAGGTGGAGATTCTGAACAGCTCGTCGATGCGGCAGCGGGCGGCTGAGCGGCTGGAGCGGGAGACGATTCCCACGCTGCCGCCGCGCGGGAGCGGGGTGGCGGGAGTTTTCAATGCCGTGCGCCAGGCAGTTGGCCTTGGCCCCTCGACACCTGTGGAAGGGATGCGCGAGGCAATCCAGACTGCTGTGAGCACGGCGCGTGCGCAGGCGGTGGAGGGAGCCCGGGTGGTGCGGGTTTCGTGCCAATCGACGATCCCGGAAGTGGCCAGCGAATATGTCAATGTGCTGGTGGCGGAGTATCAGGAACAGGCGCTGGAGACGCGGGCGCGGAGCTCGAAGACCACGAACCAATGGCTGGAAAGCCAGATGAAGGAGCAGAAAGAAAAGCTGGAAGAAGCGGAATCGCGGCTGAAAGAGTTCGTCATGCGGGCTGGGCTGGACACGGTGTCGACCGACCAGGGGCAGCAAAGCCTGACGCTCGCTGACGCGAAGATGCTCGCGCTGCAACGGGAGCTTGCACAGATCCAGACCGATCGAATCGTGCGGCAATCGCGCTATGAGACGGCATTGAAGAGCGGACCGGAAAATCTGCCGGAAGGAATCGCCAGCTCGGCGCTGCTTCAGTTGCGCGGGCAACTGATTGAACTGGAAAAACAGTACGCCGACCTGACAACGACGTTTACCGAGAATCACCCGCGGGTGACGCGGTTGAAGGCGCAAATGGCCGAGGTGCGCAAAGCGATCGAGAAAGAGCGCGAAGAGGTGATCGAACGGCTGCGGACGGATCTGGAAGCAGCGAAGCGGCGGGAGCAGTTGCTGACGGGCTCGTTTGCGGCTCAGACGGGCCAGGTGCGGAGCCAGGCGGACCAGACGCTTCAGTACAACCTGCTGAAGCGCGAAGTGGAGTCGAACCGCCAGATTTACAACAATCTGTTGCAGCAGGTCAACCAGGCGGGGATTGCGACGGCGGTGCCGACGCAAAATATCCGGGTGATCGATCCGGCGTCGCCGAGCGGCAAGGCGCTTTTGCGCAACGTGTATCTGGGAGGCGGGCTGGGGCTGGCAACCGGCCTGTTGTTGGGCGGGGTGCTGGCGGTGTTGCTGTATCACGGGGAGATGAAGTTTCAGAAGCCTGGGGAGCCTGTGGCGGTGCTGCAATTGCCCGAACTGGGGGTGATTCCGAGCGGCGATCTGTTCCAGCCAAAGCGGGGCTGGTTGAAGCTGCGGGGGGGCGGGCGGACGGAAGCTAAAGGGCTGCTGCAGGGGAACAATGGAGACGGGCCGCTGGAAGTGGAAGTGATCCACCACGGGGAGCGGCCGACGCTGCTGGCGGAGAGTTTCCGGGCGGTGCTGACGTCGCTGCTGTTCACTGCGGACGGTGAGAGGTGCCGTCTGGTGACGGTGACCAGCCCGAACCCGCAGGACGGGAAGAGCACGGTGGCGGCGAATCTGGCCATGGCGCTGGCGGAGATGGGGCGGCGGGTGCTGCTGGTGGACGCGGATCTGAGAAAGCCGAAGCAGCATGTGCTGTTCGGGCTGGAGAACACGTGGGGGCTGGCGGACCTGCTGGAGGACGAGACGGCGGTGAGCGCGTATCCGCGGGAGGCGTTCTACCGGGAGACGGAGATCCGGAACCTGTTCGTTCTGCCGAGCGGACCGCCGATGAAGAATGTGGGGGCGATGGTGCACTCGGACCGGTTCGGGGCGCTGCTGGAGCGGTTCCGGGCGGAGTTCGATTACGTGTTTGTGGACACGCCGCCGGTGCTGCTGGTGAGCGACGCGCGGGTGACGGGGCAGCGGAGCGACGGGGTGATTCTGGTGCTGCGGGCGGGGGAGACGAAGCAGGCGGACGCGCTGCAGGTGGTGCGGCGGCTGAAGGAGGACGGGACGCGGATCCTGGGAACGGTGCTGAACCAGTGGACGCCGCCGGGCGCGGGGCGGAAGTATTACAAGAAGTATTACGAGTATTACCGGCCGACGGAGAGCTGA